The following proteins are encoded in a genomic region of Oceanisphaera profunda:
- the fadB gene encoding fatty acid oxidation complex subunit alpha FadB: MIYQGEALSITLLADGIAKLCFANKGSVNKLDRNTLASLEAAVSALEQSSGITGLMLTSDKDAFIVGADITEFLSMFDLPQATLDDWLSQANRIFNRIEDLPYPTVSVIRGYALGGGCECALSTDFRIGDASARIGLPETTLGIMPGFGGTVRLPRLIGADNAMEWITTGKDHKADACLTLGVLDAIVETEQLEASAIQLLKDAAAGKQDWQARRAQKTAPLTLDKLEAAMSFNTAKGMVAAKAGPHYPAPLLAVKTIEAAAGLARDEALKLEQQHFIKLTQTSVARALVGIFLNDQFIKGKAKQAAKAAPPTKKAAVLGAGIMGGGIAYQSASRGIPAIMKDINDQALQLGMSEAAKLLNKQLERGRIDGKKLAQVLASITPTLSYDGLQGVDTVVEAVVENPKIKGQVLAEVEAAVGKDTVIASNTSTIPISALAKNLQHPERFCGMHFFNPVHRMPLVEIIRGEHTSDDTINRVVAYAAAMGKSPIVVNDCPGFFVNRVLFPYFFGFTQLVADGADFVAVDKVMEKKFGWPMGPAYLLDVVGIDTGHHAAAVMADGFPERMSKSGKDAIDVMYEQQRFGQKNGKGFYSYSEDRKGKLQKDADPESYQLLADVAGKTVELSDDDIIARMMIPMINEVVLCLEEGIIGSPAEADMALVYGIGFPPFHGGVFRYLDNLGLSAYVALADKFAHLGSLYQVSEGLRQMAVNNQSFYSVAQETKHE, from the coding sequence ATGATCTACCAAGGCGAAGCCCTCTCAATAACATTGCTGGCAGACGGAATTGCTAAACTCTGTTTTGCTAATAAAGGCAGCGTTAACAAACTAGACCGTAATACTTTAGCCTCACTGGAAGCAGCGGTCAGCGCATTAGAGCAAAGCTCTGGCATAACAGGCCTGATGCTGACCAGTGATAAAGACGCTTTTATAGTTGGCGCCGATATTACCGAATTCTTAAGCATGTTCGACCTACCACAAGCCACCTTAGACGACTGGCTATCCCAAGCAAATCGCATCTTTAATCGCATCGAAGACTTACCCTATCCCACCGTCTCGGTGATCCGCGGCTACGCACTGGGCGGCGGTTGTGAGTGCGCGCTGTCTACTGACTTTCGTATCGGTGACGCCAGTGCACGCATCGGCCTGCCAGAAACCACGCTCGGCATCATGCCAGGCTTTGGCGGCACGGTACGACTGCCTCGCTTAATTGGCGCCGATAACGCCATGGAGTGGATCACTACTGGCAAAGATCACAAAGCAGATGCGTGCTTAACGTTAGGTGTATTGGACGCGATAGTCGAGACCGAACAGCTCGAAGCCTCGGCCATCCAGTTATTAAAAGATGCCGCCGCCGGCAAGCAAGACTGGCAAGCAAGGCGCGCCCAAAAAACCGCACCATTAACGCTAGATAAACTCGAAGCCGCCATGAGCTTTAACACCGCTAAAGGCATGGTCGCCGCCAAGGCGGGTCCGCATTATCCTGCGCCCTTGCTCGCCGTGAAAACCATTGAAGCAGCTGCAGGGTTAGCGCGCGACGAAGCGTTGAAACTTGAGCAACAGCACTTTATTAAACTCACCCAAACTTCAGTGGCGCGCGCCTTAGTCGGTATCTTCCTCAACGACCAATTTATTAAAGGCAAGGCCAAGCAGGCGGCTAAGGCTGCTCCGCCCACCAAGAAAGCCGCCGTGCTCGGTGCCGGTATTATGGGTGGTGGCATTGCTTATCAGTCCGCATCTCGTGGCATACCGGCAATCATGAAAGACATCAATGACCAGGCACTGCAGCTTGGCATGAGCGAAGCGGCCAAGTTGCTGAATAAACAGCTAGAGCGTGGTCGCATTGATGGCAAAAAATTAGCACAAGTGCTGGCCAGTATTACGCCCACACTGAGCTACGACGGCTTGCAAGGCGTCGATACAGTGGTAGAAGCCGTGGTCGAAAATCCTAAAATCAAAGGCCAAGTGTTGGCAGAGGTGGAAGCCGCAGTGGGCAAAGATACGGTGATTGCCTCTAATACCTCGACCATTCCCATTTCGGCTCTGGCTAAAAACCTTCAGCACCCAGAGCGCTTTTGCGGTATGCACTTCTTTAATCCGGTGCACCGCATGCCATTAGTAGAAATTATTCGTGGCGAGCACACCTCCGACGACACCATTAATAGAGTGGTGGCCTACGCCGCCGCCATGGGCAAGTCACCCATTGTGGTCAACGACTGCCCGGGCTTTTTCGTCAATCGAGTGCTGTTCCCCTATTTCTTTGGTTTTACCCAGTTAGTAGCCGATGGCGCCGACTTTGTGGCCGTCGATAAAGTAATGGAGAAAAAATTCGGCTGGCCCATGGGTCCTGCGTACTTGTTGGATGTAGTAGGCATAGATACCGGCCACCATGCGGCGGCAGTCATGGCCGACGGCTTTCCTGAACGGATGAGCAAGTCGGGCAAAGATGCCATTGATGTCATGTATGAGCAGCAGCGCTTTGGCCAAAAGAATGGCAAAGGCTTTTATAGTTATAGTGAAGACCGTAAAGGCAAGCTGCAGAAAGACGCAGATCCTGAGAGTTATCAGCTATTAGCCGACGTGGCCGGTAAAACGGTGGAGCTGAGCGATGACGATATTATCGCGCGCATGATGATCCCCATGATTAACGAAGTGGTGCTCTGCTTAGAAGAAGGCATTATCGGCTCGCCGGCAGAAGCCGATATGGCGCTGGTGTATGGCATCGGCTTTCCGCCTTTCCACGGCGGCGTGTTCCGTTATCTGGATAATTTGGGCTTAAGCGCCTATGTGGCATTGGCCGACAAGTTCGCCCACCTAGGCTCGCTTTATCAGGTGAGTGAGGGTTTGCGCCAAATGGCCGTAAACAACCAAAGCTTCTACTCAGTGGCGCAGGAGACAAAACATGAATAA
- the fadA gene encoding acetyl-CoA C-acyltransferase FadA, giving the protein MNEVVIVDCIRTPMGRSKGGAFRHVRAEDLSAHLMQGLLARNPALAASDIEDIYWGCVQQTLEQGFNIARNAALLAGLPKQVAAVTVNRLCGSSMQALHDASRAIMVGDGEVFMIGGVEHMGHVPMNHGVDFHPKLALNVAKASGMMGLTAEMLGRMYHVSREQQDAFAVRSHQRAHEATLAGRFANEILPTNGHSADGSLTLFETDEVIRPETSLESLAKLRPVFDPVNGSVTAGTSSALSDGAAAMLVMSAAKAKALGLKPRARIRAMAVAGCDPAIMGYGPVPAVHKALKRAGLSIADIDLFELNEAFAAQSIPVLKELGLLDVVDDKVNLNGGAIALGHPLGCSGARISTTLLNLMENKDATFGVATMCIGLGQGIATVFERV; this is encoded by the coding sequence ATAAACGAAGTCGTGATTGTCGACTGTATTCGTACCCCTATGGGTCGCTCTAAGGGTGGCGCTTTTCGCCACGTACGAGCCGAAGATTTATCGGCGCATCTAATGCAGGGCTTACTGGCCAGAAATCCCGCTTTGGCGGCCAGCGATATCGAAGATATTTATTGGGGCTGTGTGCAACAAACTCTGGAGCAGGGTTTTAATATCGCCCGTAACGCCGCCCTGCTGGCGGGCCTGCCCAAGCAAGTGGCCGCCGTCACCGTAAACCGCTTGTGTGGCTCCTCAATGCAAGCGCTGCACGATGCCAGTCGCGCCATTATGGTCGGCGACGGCGAGGTATTTATGATTGGCGGCGTGGAGCACATGGGGCATGTACCCATGAACCACGGCGTGGATTTTCATCCTAAATTGGCACTTAACGTAGCCAAAGCCTCGGGCATGATGGGCCTGACCGCCGAAATGCTCGGTCGCATGTATCACGTCAGCCGTGAGCAACAAGACGCCTTCGCCGTGCGCTCCCACCAAAGAGCCCATGAAGCCACGCTCGCTGGGCGCTTCGCCAATGAAATTTTGCCTACTAACGGCCACAGTGCCGACGGCAGCCTGACCTTGTTTGAAACTGATGAAGTAATTCGCCCCGAGACCAGTTTGGAGTCTTTGGCCAAATTACGGCCGGTATTTGATCCAGTAAACGGCAGCGTTACCGCCGGTACTTCCTCGGCGTTATCAGATGGGGCTGCGGCCATGTTGGTGATGTCGGCCGCCAAAGCCAAAGCCTTAGGCCTTAAGCCTCGGGCGCGCATTCGCGCCATGGCGGTGGCCGGTTGTGACCCAGCCATTATGGGTTATGGCCCGGTGCCAGCAGTACACAAGGCCCTCAAGCGCGCTGGCTTGTCGATTGCTGACATTGACTTGTTTGAGCTGAACGAAGCCTTTGCCGCCCAATCTATACCGGTTTTAAAAGAGTTAGGCTTGTTGGATGTAGTAGACGACAAAGTGAACCTTAACGGCGGCGCCATTGCCCTGGGCCATCCGTTAGGCTGCTCAGGGGCGCGTATTTCCACCACGCTGTTAAACCTGATGGAAAATAAAGACGCTACCTTTGGTGTCGCGACCATGTGCATCGGCCTCGGCCAAGGCATAGCAACCGTATTTGAGCGGGTGTAA
- the tusA gene encoding sulfurtransferase TusA produces MTTAILDAQHNLDAIGLRCPEPVMMVRKQVRGMQAGETLLITADDPSTARDIPSFCQFMDHALLSSQIEQLPYQFLIQKGN; encoded by the coding sequence ATGACCACTGCTATTCTCGATGCTCAGCATAATTTAGATGCTATTGGCTTACGTTGCCCAGAACCGGTGATGATGGTGCGCAAACAAGTGCGCGGCATGCAGGCGGGTGAAACCTTGCTGATCACCGCCGACGATCCCTCGACCGCCCGAGATATTCCTAGCTTCTGCCAGTTTATGGATCACGCCTTGTTATCGAGCCAAATAGAGCAACTGCCCTATCAGTTTTTGATTCAGAAAGGGAATTGA
- a CDS encoding OmpA family lipoprotein — protein sequence MKKICLAVVTTIALSACTTNPYTGESQSSKAAIGGGLGALAGAVIGGASASSSDRKKGILIGAASGAALGGGVGYYMDVQEAKLRDQMRGSGVSVTRSGDNIILNMPSSITFAVDSADLSPGFYNTLSGVALVLKEYDKTYVNVVGHTDNTGSASHNQQLSERRAGAVGQYLIGQGAAANRFNIRGVGFNQPVASNSSESGRAQNRRVEITLSPMQ from the coding sequence ATGAAAAAAATATGCTTAGCTGTGGTTACTACCATCGCTCTTTCTGCTTGTACTACTAATCCGTATACCGGCGAATCACAATCTTCTAAAGCTGCGATTGGCGGCGGTTTAGGCGCGCTTGCCGGCGCAGTAATTGGTGGTGCATCTGCCAGCTCTAGCGACCGTAAGAAAGGTATCTTAATTGGTGCCGCCAGTGGCGCTGCATTAGGCGGTGGTGTGGGTTATTACATGGACGTTCAAGAAGCCAAGCTGCGTGACCAAATGCGTGGTTCTGGTGTGAGTGTGACCCGTAGTGGCGACAATATTATCTTGAACATGCCAAGCTCTATTACCTTTGCGGTAGACAGCGCCGACTTGTCACCTGGCTTCTACAACACCTTAAGTGGTGTGGCTTTGGTACTGAAAGAGTACGACAAGACCTACGTAAACGTAGTGGGCCACACCGACAACACAGGTTCTGCGAGCCACAATCAACAGTTGTCTGAGCGTCGTGCCGGCGCCGTTGGCCAGTACCTGATCGGTCAAGGTGCTGCTGCTAACCGTTTCAACATCCGTGGCGTAGGCTTTAACCAGCCAGTAGCCAGCAACAGCTCTGAAAGTGGCCGCGCACAAAACCGCCGTGTAGAGATCACCCTGAGCCCAATGCAGTAA
- a CDS encoding DNA-3-methyladenine glycosylase I encodes MLTRCAWVNNDPRYQAYHDNEWGVPEYDSRALFEKLCLDGQQAGLSWFTILCKIPNYHAAFANFEPALIACFTEQDVERLMSNAEAGIVRNRLKIRSIITNARAYLLMQEEGINVSDWLWQFVGGAPIINYWPSAKEVPTFTAESQAMAKALKKRGFSFVGDTICYAFMQATGMVNDHLLSCHCHPSNVSI; translated from the coding sequence ATGCTAACGCGCTGTGCTTGGGTTAATAATGACCCCAGATATCAGGCTTACCACGATAACGAGTGGGGGGTGCCTGAATATGATAGTCGTGCCTTGTTTGAAAAACTGTGCCTCGACGGCCAGCAAGCGGGATTAAGCTGGTTTACCATTTTGTGCAAGATACCTAATTATCATGCTGCCTTTGCCAACTTTGAACCTGCCCTTATTGCCTGCTTTACGGAGCAAGATGTGGAACGTCTAATGAGCAATGCTGAGGCAGGCATAGTGCGCAACCGATTAAAAATCCGCTCTATTATTACCAATGCTCGTGCCTATCTCTTGATGCAAGAAGAGGGCATCAATGTTAGCGATTGGCTGTGGCAGTTTGTGGGTGGTGCACCGATTATTAACTATTGGCCAAGCGCGAAAGAGGTGCCTACCTTTACGGCTGAATCGCAAGCTATGGCGAAAGCACTAAAAAAGCGCGGCTTCTCTTTTGTCGGTGACACCATCTGCTATGCCTTTATGCAAGCCACAGGTATGGTTAATGACCACTTACTTAGTTGCCATTGTCACCCCAGCAACGTCAGTATTTGA
- the glyQ gene encoding glycine--tRNA ligase subunit alpha — protein sequence MQKFDINTFQGLILTLQDYWAQQGCAIVQPLDMEVGAGTSHPMTCLRAIGPEPIATAYVQPSRRPTDGRYGENPNRLQHYYQFQVIIKPSPDNLQELYLGSLKALGLDPLVHDIRFVEDNWENPTLGAWGLGWEVWLNGMEVTQFTYFQQVGGLECKPVTGEITYGLERLAMYIQGVDSVYDLVWCDGPLGKTTYGDIFHQNEVEQSTYNFEHANVENLFGFFEQCEQECQYLLSLETPLPLPAYERILKAGHAFNLLDARKAISVTERQRYILRIRTLTKAVAEAYYASREALGFPMCKKEG from the coding sequence ATGCAAAAATTCGATATCAATACCTTTCAGGGTCTGATCCTGACACTGCAGGATTATTGGGCTCAGCAAGGCTGCGCCATAGTTCAGCCGCTGGATATGGAAGTAGGAGCTGGCACATCTCATCCCATGACCTGTCTGCGCGCCATAGGCCCAGAGCCGATTGCCACCGCCTATGTGCAGCCATCGCGCCGCCCTACCGACGGCCGTTACGGTGAAAACCCCAACCGACTGCAACATTATTATCAGTTTCAGGTCATCATCAAGCCGTCTCCCGATAACCTGCAAGAGCTGTATTTGGGCTCACTCAAAGCGCTGGGCTTAGATCCATTAGTGCACGACATCCGCTTCGTAGAAGATAACTGGGAAAACCCAACTTTGGGTGCCTGGGGCTTAGGCTGGGAAGTGTGGCTCAATGGCATGGAAGTGACGCAGTTTACTTATTTCCAGCAAGTGGGCGGCCTTGAGTGCAAGCCGGTCACCGGTGAAATCACCTATGGTTTAGAGCGCTTAGCCATGTACATTCAAGGCGTAGACTCAGTTTACGATCTTGTTTGGTGCGATGGCCCACTGGGCAAAACCACCTACGGCGATATTTTTCATCAGAACGAAGTGGAGCAGTCGACCTATAACTTCGAGCATGCCAACGTCGAGAACCTGTTTGGCTTCTTTGAGCAGTGTGAGCAAGAGTGTCAGTATTTATTGAGCTTAGAAACCCCACTGCCACTGCCTGCCTACGAGCGCATTCTTAAAGCCGGTCATGCCTTTAACTTGCTTGATGCGCGCAAGGCGATTTCGGTCACCGAACGCCAGCGCTATATCTTGCGCATTCGCACCCTGACCAAAGCCGTTGCCGAAGCTTACTATGCTTCTCGCGAGGCACTTGGCTTCCCTATGTGTAAAAAAGAAGGATAA
- the glyS gene encoding glycine--tRNA ligase subunit beta: MSEQNFLVELGTEELPPKALRSLGTAFADNLKQELTSADLPFSQVHWYAAPRRLAVYVTGLSLAQADKQVEKRGPAVQAAFDADGNPTKAAQGWARGNGIEVSQASRLKTDKGEWLMHIADIKGQAAAELLPAMVEKALSHLPIPKAMRWGDKSIQFIRPVHTLTLLLGEQLLPASILGLESARTIRGHRFMGEPEFALDHADNYLQTLENTGKVLADFERRKAIIKDGVTKAAAAAGGVADLDADLLEEVTSLVEWPVVLTAHFENNFLEVPAEALVYTMKGDQKYFPVYDGAGNLMSTFIFVTNIESKDPSQIISGNEKVVRPRLADAQFFFDNDRKATLASRLEQLDKVLFQQQLGSVREKSERISALSGFIAAAIGADQAKAERAGLLSKCDLVTDMVFEFTDTQGVMGMHYARHDGEDEAVALALKEQYQPRFSGDELPSQDISAAVALADKLDTLVGIFGIGQTPKGDKDPFALRRAALGALRIIVEKGYNLDLPILIEQARALYGDKLSNANAADEILDFMLGRFRAWYQDLGYGVDVIQAVLARRPTRPADFDARMKAVSEFRKLDAALALAAANKRVGNILAKFEGEKSEGEIPAQVNPALLQDDAEKALAAQLSELSARLTPLFANADYNNALNELATLRESVDNFFDQVMVMADDEALRLNRLSLLNQLRNLFLQIADISLLQ, from the coding sequence ATGTCTGAACAGAATTTTCTGGTTGAATTAGGCACCGAAGAGCTGCCACCGAAAGCGCTACGTAGCCTAGGCACTGCCTTTGCCGACAACCTTAAACAAGAACTGACCAGTGCCGATCTGCCCTTTTCACAAGTGCACTGGTATGCCGCCCCTCGTCGTTTAGCCGTGTACGTGACCGGTTTGAGCTTGGCCCAAGCGGATAAACAGGTAGAAAAGCGCGGGCCCGCAGTGCAAGCCGCCTTCGACGCCGACGGTAATCCAACCAAGGCCGCTCAAGGCTGGGCCCGCGGTAATGGCATTGAGGTTAGCCAAGCCAGTCGTTTAAAAACCGACAAAGGCGAATGGTTGATGCATATTGCCGACATTAAAGGCCAAGCCGCCGCCGAGCTGCTGCCCGCCATGGTCGAGAAAGCGCTGAGCCACTTGCCAATCCCTAAAGCCATGCGCTGGGGCGACAAGAGCATTCAGTTTATTCGCCCCGTGCATACGCTGACCTTATTACTTGGCGAGCAATTACTGCCCGCCAGCATCTTAGGTTTAGAATCCGCTCGCACTATTCGCGGTCACCGCTTTATGGGTGAACCTGAATTTGCACTGGATCATGCAGATAATTACCTGCAAACGCTGGAGAACACCGGCAAGGTATTGGCCGACTTTGAACGTCGTAAAGCCATTATTAAAGACGGCGTAACAAAAGCTGCTGCTGCTGCCGGTGGTGTTGCCGATTTAGATGCGGACTTATTAGAAGAAGTCACCTCACTGGTCGAGTGGCCAGTAGTGCTAACTGCTCACTTTGAGAATAACTTCCTCGAAGTGCCCGCCGAAGCACTGGTATACACCATGAAGGGTGACCAGAAATACTTCCCGGTCTACGACGGGGCTGGCAATTTAATGTCGACCTTTATCTTCGTGACCAATATTGAGTCAAAAGACCCAAGCCAGATCATCTCAGGTAACGAAAAAGTAGTGCGCCCACGCTTAGCGGATGCGCAGTTCTTCTTCGATAACGACCGCAAGGCCACCTTGGCCTCTCGTCTTGAGCAACTAGACAAGGTGTTGTTCCAACAGCAGTTGGGCTCGGTACGTGAGAAGTCTGAGCGCATCAGTGCGCTGTCTGGCTTTATTGCCGCCGCTATTGGTGCGGATCAGGCCAAAGCCGAGCGCGCAGGCTTGTTGTCGAAGTGCGACTTGGTCACCGATATGGTGTTTGAATTTACCGACACCCAAGGCGTGATGGGCATGCACTATGCTCGCCACGACGGTGAAGACGAAGCGGTAGCACTGGCGTTAAAAGAACAGTATCAGCCGCGCTTCTCCGGTGATGAACTGCCAAGCCAAGATATTTCTGCCGCCGTAGCATTGGCCGATAAGCTAGATACCTTGGTAGGCATTTTCGGTATTGGCCAAACGCCCAAAGGCGATAAAGACCCGTTTGCGCTGCGCCGTGCAGCCTTAGGTGCGCTGCGTATTATCGTGGAAAAAGGTTACAACCTAGACTTGCCGATCCTAATTGAGCAGGCCCGTGCGCTTTATGGCGATAAGCTGAGCAACGCTAACGCCGCCGATGAGATCTTAGACTTTATGCTGGGCCGTTTCCGCGCTTGGTATCAAGACTTAGGTTACGGTGTGGATGTAATTCAAGCGGTATTGGCCCGTCGCCCGACTCGCCCTGCCGACTTCGATGCCCGCATGAAAGCCGTGAGTGAGTTTCGCAAGCTCGATGCGGCCTTAGCTTTGGCTGCGGCGAATAAGCGTGTTGGTAATATTTTGGCTAAGTTCGAAGGCGAAAAGTCCGAAGGCGAAATTCCAGCGCAAGTTAATCCTGCTTTGCTGCAAGACGACGCCGAAAAGGCACTGGCCGCACAGTTAAGCGAACTCAGCGCGCGCCTCACGCCCTTATTTGCTAATGCAGATTACAACAACGCCCTAAACGAATTAGCGACCTTGCGTGAAAGCGTAGATAACTTCTTCGATCAGGTAATGGTGATGGCGGATGACGAAGCGCTGCGCTTAAACCGTTTAAGCCTGCTGAACCAGCTGCGTAACCTGTTCCTGCAAATCGCGGATATCTCGCTGCTGCAGTAA
- a CDS encoding valine--pyruvate transaminase: protein MEFSTFGQKFTRHAGITQLMDDLNQGLTTPDTIMLGGGNPAAIPEVLAYLEQQAQQLIKNGDLIKAMANYDGPQGKDAYINALAKLLSNELGWAIGPEHIALTNGSQTAFFYLFNLLAGEFADGRKKKVLFPLAPEYIGYGDGALSEDHFVACKPTITLLDDGLFKYHVDFEKLAVGDDIGLICVSRPTNPTGNVLTDEEIMRLDAIAREKGIPLLIDNAYGMPFPNIIFTEAKPFWNDNTILCMSLSKLGLPGVRCGIVVAKPELIKAMTNISGIINLAPGSVGPAMTLPMMENGDVLKLSNEVIKPFYQNKAQQAVTWLQEAISLPQFHIHKPEGALFLWLWFEDLPIHCQELYERLKKKGLLIVPGHYFFPGIEDEHWQHSKECIRLNYAQSEADVQAGIKILADEIYAIYQAPAAG from the coding sequence ATGGAATTTTCAACGTTTGGCCAAAAATTTACCCGCCATGCGGGCATCACCCAATTGATGGACGACCTTAATCAAGGGCTAACCACGCCGGACACCATTATGCTTGGCGGCGGCAATCCGGCAGCTATTCCTGAAGTGCTGGCCTATCTCGAGCAACAAGCACAACAGCTGATAAAAAATGGCGATTTAATCAAGGCCATGGCCAATTACGACGGCCCCCAAGGCAAAGATGCCTATATCAACGCGTTAGCCAAGCTATTGTCGAACGAGCTAGGCTGGGCCATTGGCCCTGAGCATATTGCGCTGACTAACGGCAGCCAAACCGCCTTTTTTTATCTGTTTAACTTATTGGCCGGTGAGTTCGCTGATGGCCGTAAGAAAAAAGTGTTATTTCCGCTCGCGCCAGAATACATCGGCTATGGGGACGGCGCGCTCAGTGAAGATCACTTTGTAGCCTGCAAGCCCACCATTACTTTGCTCGATGACGGCTTATTTAAATATCACGTGGACTTTGAGAAGTTAGCAGTGGGCGACGATATCGGCTTAATTTGTGTATCGCGCCCCACTAACCCTACCGGTAACGTATTAACCGACGAAGAAATTATGCGCCTCGACGCCATCGCGCGCGAAAAAGGCATTCCGCTATTAATCGATAATGCCTACGGCATGCCGTTTCCGAATATTATCTTTACCGAAGCCAAGCCGTTTTGGAACGACAACACCATTTTGTGCATGAGCCTGTCTAAGCTCGGTTTGCCCGGCGTACGCTGCGGCATTGTGGTGGCTAAGCCCGAATTAATTAAAGCCATGACCAATATCAGCGGCATTATCAACTTGGCACCCGGCAGCGTAGGCCCAGCCATGACCTTGCCGATGATGGAAAATGGCGATGTATTAAAGCTAAGCAATGAGGTGATTAAGCCTTTCTACCAAAACAAAGCCCAACAAGCCGTCACCTGGTTACAAGAAGCCATCAGCTTGCCGCAGTTTCATATTCATAAGCCCGAAGGCGCTTTGTTTTTATGGCTGTGGTTTGAAGACTTACCCATTCATTGCCAAGAGCTGTATGAGCGCCTGAAGAAAAAAGGCTTACTGATCGTGCCCGGTCATTATTTTTTCCCGGGTATTGAAGATGAGCACTGGCAGCACAGCAAAGAGTGCATTCGCTTGAACTATGCCCAGTCCGAAGCAGACGTACAGGCCGGCATAAAAATCTTGGCCGATGAAATTTACGCTATTTATCAAGCGCCAGCAGCGGGATAA
- a CDS encoding Hsp20 family protein, which yields MSRFDLTPLYRTAIGFDRLASMMENASNSSSNNGYPPYNIELLSENHYRISMAVAGFADADLEITSHENSLTVKGTKEQPETQKNFLYQGIAERGFERRFQLADHVKVTGADMENGLLHIDLVRDVPEAAKPKNIAIGQAS from the coding sequence ATGTCACGTTTTGATCTTACTCCCCTGTACCGTACTGCCATTGGCTTTGATCGTTTAGCATCCATGATGGAAAACGCCAGTAATAGCAGCAGTAATAACGGTTATCCCCCTTACAATATTGAGCTGCTCAGCGAAAACCATTACCGAATTTCGATGGCGGTGGCCGGTTTTGCCGATGCGGATCTAGAAATTACCAGTCACGAAAATAGCCTGACCGTAAAAGGCACTAAAGAGCAGCCTGAAACGCAGAAAAACTTTTTATATCAGGGTATCGCCGAGCGCGGCTTCGAGCGTCGCTTCCAGTTGGCCGACCACGTTAAAGTAACCGGCGCCGATATGGAAAATGGCCTACTGCACATTGATTTAGTGCGCGACGTGCCAGAAGCGGCTAAGCCCAAAAATATTGCCATCGGCCAAGCTAGCTAA